A portion of the Bactrocera neohumeralis isolate Rockhampton chromosome 2, APGP_CSIRO_Bneo_wtdbg2-racon-allhic-juicebox.fasta_v2, whole genome shotgun sequence genome contains these proteins:
- the LOC126761672 gene encoding loricrin, protein MTTTVGRLQSRQLLLAVATATLLSIVCNATATPTASKAAGHGRTPEMHTGHAHKNMAHVYANHVGHQQQQQQKQATQQQYYDIHYGRNSSSDSNHNGIAAHTGAETAALDGDRKTQRRSYNGFSVSGGGSGAGGAGGDGAHNVGGSSSYNFGAAKLNGLTNLSGLRHISSGFGGAWSTSGHGGAGATGGATTITVAAKQHIPIYEEQQENDYGAATLGASGAAGHAAQENNQHGGSNGWSSGGSSSYNSGRSSGKDALSTALYNLHSAGTHNGFLPSAFAGKYSSSAAGTTAYASTPTYQQSQQLQQPNDKISDGNFLHRYGHNSGGYDELSTSASYAHEQQQAPMPSAMQYFMPQDSYASMHAGGADSATSSASADADISFGHHHSGVSGSGGDAEVEDDESGGKGSSYDDSTNYLSEQHDDAGSHVINYIPYKVVKKVHIPVREPVQIPISHAIVVPVNKPVPIHIPVTKHVPVPVEKELRVPVERVVPYPVEKPVPVPVEKRVPFKVVKYVPVHVPHPFPVKVPVFKTILHKVKGGMW, encoded by the exons ATGACAACCACCGTTGGAAGATTG CAGTCGCGGCAACTGCTACTTGCTGTGGCAACAGCAACATTACTGTCAATTGTCTGCAACGCTACAGCCACACCGACTGCGTCGAAGGCCGCAGGCCACGGGCGTACACCGGAAATGCACACTGGCCATGCCCACAAAAACATGGCCCATGTCTATGCAAATCATGTGGgacatcagcagcagcaacaacaaaagcaagccACACAGCAGCAATATTACGACATTCATTACGGACGAAATAGCAGCAGCGACAGCAATCATAACGGCATTGCTGCGCACACAGGCGCCGAGACGGCAGCGCTAGATGGAGATAGAAAAACACAGCGACGCAGTTACAATGGATTTAGCGTCAGCGGTGGTGGCAGCGGTGCGGGCGGTGCGGGCGGTGACGGTGCACATAATGTCGGTGGCAGCAGTAGTTACAACTTTGGGGCAGCAAAGCTTAATGGTCTCACAAATCTCTCGGGTTTGCGGCACATTAGTAGCGGTTTTGGCGGTGCATGGAGCACATCGGGACACGGCGGGGCTGGCGCGACTGGTGGTGCAACTACAATCACCGTTGCGGCAAAGCAACACATACCAATTTATGAAGAACAGCAAGAAAATGATTATGGCGCCGCCACATTGGGTGCATCCGGCGCAGCAGGACACGCTGCTCAGGAAAACAATCAACACGGCGGCAGCAACGGTTGGAGTAGTGGCGGCAGCAGCAGTTATAATTCGGGCCGTTCTAGTGGCAAAGATGCGCTTAGCACCGCGCTTTACAATTTACACTCAGCTGGTACGCACAATGGCTTCCTGCCTTCGGCCTTCGCTGGCAAATACTCATCATCGGCAGCAGGCACCACAGCGTACGCGAGCACACCTACATACCAACAAAGTCAACAGTTGCAACAGCCAAACGATAAAATCTCCGATGGCAATTTTCTACATCGTTACGGGCATAATTCCGGCGGTTACGACGAACTTTCAACCTCTGCCTCATACGCACATGAGCAGCAACAAGCGCCCATGCCATCGGCCATGCAGTACTTCATGCCACAAGACAGTTACGCCTCTATGCACGCGGGCGGCGCGGACTCGGCAACTTCATCTGCAAGTGCCGACGCGGATATCTCATTTGGACACCATCATAGCGGCGTCAGTGGTAGCGGCGGTGACGCGGAGGTAGAGGATGATGAGTCAGGCGGCAAGGGCTCCTCCTATGATGACTCCACTAATTATCTATCCGAACAACATGATGATGCTGGATCGCATGTCATCAACTACATTCCGTATAAGGTGGTGAAAAAAGTGCACATCCCCGTGCGTGAACCCGTGCAAATACCAATCTCGCATGCGATTGTCGTGCCCGTCAATAAGCCAGTACCCATTCACATACCCGTCACTAAGCATGTACCGGTGCCCGTTGAGAAGGAGTTGAGAGTCCCTGTGGAGCGCGTGGTTCCATATCCGGTCGAAAAGCCTGTGCCAGTGCCCGTGGAGAAGCGTGTACCATTTAAGGTAGTTAAATACGTACCGGTGCATGTACCTCATCCATTCCCTGTCAAGGTGCCCGTTTTCAAAACCATCCTGCACAAGGTAAAGGGTGGCATGTGGTGA